The following proteins come from a genomic window of Rattus norvegicus strain BN/NHsdMcwi chromosome 8, GRCr8, whole genome shotgun sequence:
- the Psma4 gene encoding proteasome subunit alpha type-4, translating into MSRRYDSRTTIFSPEGRLYQVEYAMEAIGHAGTCLGILANDGVLLAAERRNIHKLLDEVFFSEKIYKLNEDMACSVAGITSDANVLTNELRLIAQRYLLQYQEPIPCEQLVTALCDIKQAYTQFGGKRPFGVSLLYIGWDKHYGFQLYQSDPSGNYGGWKATCIGNNSAAAVSMLKQDYKEGEMTLKSALALAVKVLNKTMDVSKLSAEKVEIATLTRENGKTVIRVLKQKEVEQLIKKHEEEEAKAEREKKEKEQREKDK; encoded by the exons ATG TCTCGAAGATATGACTCCAGGACCACAATATTTTCTCCAGAAG GTCGCTTATACCAAGTGGAATATGCCATGGAAGCCATTGGACACGCAGGCACTTGTTTGGGAATTTTAGCCAATGATGGCGTTCTGCTTGCAGCAGAGAGGCGCAACATCCACAAGCTTCTTGATGAagtctttttttctgagaaaatttATAAACTTAACGA GGACATGGCTTGCAGTGTGGCAGGCATAACATCTGATGCCAACGTTCTGACTAATGAACTCAGGCTCATTGCTCAAAG GTACTTATTACAGTATCAGGAGCCAATTCCCTGTGAGCAGTTGGTTACAGCACTGTGTGATATCAAACAGGCGTACACACAGTTTGGAG GCAAACGTCCCTTTGGTGTTTCTTTGCTGTATATTGGCTGGGATAAGCACTATGGCTTTCAGCTCTATCAGAGTGACCCAAGTGGAAACTACGGGGGATGGAAAGCCACATGCATTGGAAACAACAGTGCT gcagCGGTATCAATGCTGAAACAAGACTACAAAGAAGGAGAAATGACTCTGAAGTCAGCGCTGGCTCTGGCTGTCAAGGTGCTAAACAAGACAATGGATGTTAGTAAACTGTCAGCTGAAAAAG TGGAAATCGCCACACTAACAAGAGAGAATGGAAAGACCGTGATCAGAGTCCTCAAGCAAAAGGAAGTGGAACAGTTGATCAAAAAACATGAAGAGGAAGAAGCGAAAGCTGAacgggagaagaaagaaaaagaacagagagaaaaggataAATAG